A stretch of Acidovorax sp. RAC01 DNA encodes these proteins:
- the rpmD gene encoding 50S ribosomal protein L30 — protein MTTQQTVKIQLVRSPIGTKESHRATVRGLGLRKLNSVSELQDSPEVRGMINKISYLVKVL, from the coding sequence ATGACAACGCAACAAACCGTCAAGATTCAACTGGTGCGCAGCCCGATTGGCACCAAGGAATCGCACCGCGCCACCGTTCGCGGCCTGGGTCTGCGCAAGCTCAACAGCGTGAGCGAATTGCAGGACTCGCCCGAAGTGCGCGGCATGATTAACAAGATCAGCTATCTGGTCAAAGTCCTCTGA
- the rpsE gene encoding 30S ribosomal protein S5 produces MAKFQPKVQSEGQDDGLREKMIAVNRVTKVVKGGRILGFAALTVVGDGDGRVGMGKGKSKEVPAAVQKAMEEARRNMVKVSLKNGTIFHNVTGHHGAAVVMMAPAPKGTGIIAGGPMRAVFEVLGVTDIVAKSHGSSNPYNMVRATFDALVNSTTPSNVAAKRGKTVEDIFA; encoded by the coding sequence ATGGCTAAATTTCAACCCAAAGTGCAGAGCGAAGGCCAGGACGACGGTCTGCGCGAAAAAATGATCGCGGTCAACCGCGTGACCAAAGTCGTGAAGGGTGGCCGTATTCTCGGTTTCGCCGCACTGACAGTGGTTGGCGACGGTGACGGCCGCGTTGGCATGGGCAAGGGCAAGTCCAAGGAAGTGCCTGCTGCCGTGCAGAAGGCAATGGAAGAAGCCCGTCGCAACATGGTCAAGGTCTCGTTGAAGAACGGCACCATTTTCCACAACGTGACGGGTCACCATGGTGCTGCAGTCGTGATGATGGCTCCTGCCCCCAAGGGTACCGGCATCATCGCTGGCGGTCCCATGCGCGCCGTCTTCGAAGTGCTGGGCGTGACCGATATCGTGGCCAAGAGCCATGGTTCGTCCAACCCCTACAACATGGTTCGTGCCACGTTCGACGCACTGGTCAATTCGACCACGCCATCGAATGTTGCGGCCAAGCGCGGCAAGACGGTCGAAGACATCTTCGCCTGA
- the rplR gene encoding 50S ribosomal protein L18 has product MLTKKEQRLRRSRQTRIRIAQQGVARLTVNRTNLHIYASVISGDGSKVLASASTAEADVRKSLGGSGKGGNAAAAQIIGKRIAEKAKAAGVEKVAFDRAGFAYHGRVKALADAAREAGLQF; this is encoded by the coding sequence ATGTTGACCAAGAAAGAGCAGCGTCTTCGTCGTTCGCGTCAGACCCGCATCCGCATTGCACAGCAAGGCGTGGCGCGTCTCACGGTGAACCGCACGAACCTCCATATCTACGCCAGTGTCATCTCCGGCGACGGCAGCAAGGTGTTGGCTTCCGCTTCCACGGCAGAAGCAGACGTGCGCAAGTCGCTCGGCGGTTCGGGCAAGGGTGGCAATGCCGCTGCAGCCCAGATCATCGGCAAGCGTATCGCTGAGAAGGCGAAGGCTGCCGGTGTTGAGAAGGTTGCATTTGATCGCGCAGGCTTCGCCTACCACGGTCGCGTCAAGGCTCTGGCCGACGCAGCCCGTGAAGCCGGCCTGCAGTTCTAA
- the rplF gene encoding 50S ribosomal protein L6: protein MSRVGKMPVTIPAGVDVSVKDDQISVKGSGGALSLAQNALVKVSSNEGKLSFEPANDSREANAMSGTIRQLVNNMVVGVSKGFEKKLNLVGVGYKAAASGSKLNLAVGYSHPVNIEMPAGITVATPTPTEVVVKGADRQRVGQIAAEIRAVRPPEPYKGKGIRYSDEKITIKETKKK, encoded by the coding sequence ATGTCCCGAGTAGGAAAAATGCCCGTGACCATCCCCGCAGGCGTGGATGTGTCCGTGAAAGATGACCAGATCTCCGTGAAGGGTTCTGGCGGGGCCCTGTCGCTGGCGCAAAACGCGCTGGTGAAGGTGTCCTCGAACGAAGGCAAGCTCAGCTTTGAGCCTGCCAATGATTCCCGCGAAGCAAACGCCATGAGCGGCACCATTCGCCAGTTGGTCAACAACATGGTGGTCGGTGTGAGCAAGGGCTTCGAGAAGAAGCTGAACCTGGTGGGCGTGGGCTACAAGGCTGCTGCCTCGGGTTCCAAGCTGAACCTGGCTGTTGGCTATTCGCACCCGGTCAATATCGAAATGCCCGCCGGCATCACGGTTGCAACCCCTACCCCCACTGAAGTGGTGGTCAAGGGTGCTGACCGTCAGCGCGTCGGTCAGATCGCCGCTGAGATCCGTGCTGTTCGTCCACCCGAGCCCTACAAGGGCAAGGGCATCCGTTATTCGGACGAAAAGATCACGATCAAAGAGACCAAGAAGAAATAA
- the rpsH gene encoding 30S ribosomal protein S8 yields MSMSDPIADLLTRIRNAQMVSKATVLVPSSKVKIAIAQVLKDEGYIDGFQVKTEAGKSELEIALKYYAGRPVIERIERVSRPGLRVYKGRDSIPQVMNGLGVAIVTTPKGVMTDRKARATGVGGEVLCYVA; encoded by the coding sequence ATGAGCATGAGTGATCCCATCGCTGACTTGCTGACCCGCATCCGTAATGCACAGATGGTCTCCAAGGCCACGGTTCTGGTGCCTTCTTCCAAAGTGAAGATTGCCATCGCCCAGGTGCTGAAGGACGAAGGTTACATCGACGGCTTCCAGGTCAAGACCGAAGCTGGCAAGTCCGAACTCGAAATTGCCCTGAAGTACTACGCAGGCCGTCCCGTGATTGAGCGCATCGAGCGCGTCAGCCGCCCTGGATTGCGTGTTTACAAGGGCCGTGATTCCATTCCACAAGTCATGAACGGTCTGGGTGTGGCAATTGTCACAACGCCCAAGGGCGTGATGACCGATCGCAAGGCGCGCGCTACCGGTGTCGGTGGCGAAGTGCTCTGCTACGTGGCCTAA
- the rpsN gene encoding 30S ribosomal protein S14, with protein sequence MAKVALIQRELKREKLAAKYATKYAELKAIAGDAKRSDEERDAARLGLQKLPRNANPTRQRNRCEITGRPRGTFRQFGLARAKIRELAFAGDIPGVTKASW encoded by the coding sequence ATGGCTAAAGTAGCTTTGATCCAGCGCGAACTGAAGCGCGAAAAACTGGCAGCCAAGTACGCAACGAAGTATGCGGAACTGAAGGCAATTGCTGGCGATGCCAAGCGCAGCGACGAAGAGCGCGATGCAGCCCGTCTGGGCCTGCAGAAGCTCCCCCGCAACGCCAACCCCACGCGTCAGCGCAACCGTTGCGAAATCACCGGTCGTCCACGTGGCACCTTCCGTCAATTCGGTCTGGCTCGCGCCAAGATCCGCGAACTGGCTTTTGCAGGCGACATCCCCGGTGTCACCAAAGCCAGCTGGTAA
- the rplE gene encoding 50S ribosomal protein L5: protein MARLQEVFRDKIAPELTKQFGYTSPMQVPRLTKITLNMGVSEAVSDKKVMDNAVADLTKIAGQKPVVTKAKKAIAGFKIREGQAIGCMVTLRGVQMYEFLDRFVTVALPRVRDFRGISGRAFDGRGNYNIGVKEQIIFPEIEYDKVDALRGLNISITTTAKTDEEAKALLAGFRFPFKN from the coding sequence ATGGCACGACTTCAAGAAGTTTTCCGCGACAAGATCGCTCCCGAACTCACCAAGCAGTTCGGTTACACCTCGCCGATGCAGGTTCCGCGTCTGACCAAGATCACCCTGAACATGGGCGTGAGCGAAGCAGTCTCGGACAAGAAGGTGATGGACAACGCCGTGGCTGACCTGACCAAGATTGCTGGTCAGAAGCCCGTGGTGACCAAGGCCAAGAAGGCTATCGCCGGTTTCAAGATCCGCGAAGGCCAGGCCATCGGTTGCATGGTGACTCTGCGCGGTGTGCAGATGTATGAGTTCCTGGACCGTTTCGTGACCGTGGCACTGCCCCGCGTCCGTGACTTCCGCGGTATCTCCGGTCGCGCCTTTGATGGCCGCGGCAACTACAACATCGGTGTCAAGGAACAGATCATTTTCCCTGAGATCGAGTACGACAAGGTTGACGCTCTGCGCGGCCTGAACATCAGCATCACCACGACGGCCAAGACCGACGAAGAAGCCAAGGCTCTTCTGGCTGGTTTCCGTTTCCCGTTCAAGAACTGA
- the rplX gene encoding 50S ribosomal protein L24, translating to MNKIRKGDEVIVLTGRDKGKRGTVSLRKDDSYIVIDGINLVKKHAKPNPMKGTTGGIVEKAMPIHQSNVAIFNAATGKADRVGIKVQADGTRVRVFKSSGAEIKAA from the coding sequence ATGAACAAGATTCGCAAGGGCGACGAAGTCATCGTGCTGACCGGCCGTGACAAGGGCAAGCGCGGCACTGTGTCGCTGCGCAAGGATGACTCCTACATCGTCATCGACGGCATCAACCTGGTCAAGAAGCACGCCAAGCCAAACCCCATGAAGGGTACGACCGGCGGCATCGTGGAAAAGGCCATGCCTATCCACCAGTCCAACGTGGCCATCTTCAATGCGGCTACCGGCAAGGCTGACCGTGTGGGCATCAAGGTGCAGGCAGACGGCACACGCGTTCGCGTGTTCAAGTCCAGCGGCGCTGAAATCAAGGCGGCCTAA
- the rplN gene encoding 50S ribosomal protein L14 codes for MIQTESRLEVADNTGAKSVLCIKVLGGSKRRYASVGDIIKVSIKEAAPRGRVKKGEVYSAVVVRTAKGIRRGDGSLVKFDGNAAVLLNSKLEPIGTRIFGPVTRELRTEKFMKIVSLAPEVL; via the coding sequence ATGATCCAGACAGAATCTCGGTTAGAGGTTGCCGACAATACCGGCGCCAAGTCCGTCCTTTGCATCAAGGTGCTGGGTGGCTCGAAGCGTCGCTATGCAAGCGTTGGCGACATCATCAAGGTGAGCATCAAAGAAGCCGCTCCACGTGGCCGCGTCAAAAAAGGCGAGGTTTACAGTGCAGTGGTCGTTCGTACCGCAAAGGGCATCCGCCGCGGTGATGGCTCGCTCGTCAAATTCGACGGCAACGCAGCAGTGTTGCTCAACTCCAAGCTGGAGCCTATCGGCACCCGCATCTTCGGACCCGTGACGCGTGAACTGCGTACCGAGAAGTTCATGAAGATCGTGTCCCTGGCTCCTGAAGTTCTCTGA
- a CDS encoding glycerol-3-phosphate dehydrogenase/oxidase, with protein sequence MTSATPSPLPTRRVDLLARLAQPVQYDLAVIGGGATGLGVAVDAAARGFSVVLIDSHDFAKGTSSRATKLVHGGVRYLAQGNIALVREALHERTTLLHNAPHLAQPLPFVMPSYRFWETPFYGIGLKMYDALAGKAGLGATEFLGKESTLKCLPTARAEGLKGGVKYWDGQFDDARLALALARTAASLGALVVNYCPATALVHDNGKVAGFVCRDAVGGQEFTVRAHAVVNATGVWVDGLRQMDGEATGRPVTAMVAPSQGVHIVVDREFLPSDHALMVPKTADGRVLFAVPWLGKLILGTTDSPRQDVVREPLPFAEEVRFILEESARYLSRAPGVQDIRSIWVGLRPLVKPQDDDGDNTKSLSREHTVLASRSGLVTVTGGKWTTYRAMAEDVLQKCFTSGLLPEKPAGVTNSLSVVGAPQGKVTHRISDAQGMHSYGSDAPFVQALAGQSSELGGGLTEAMVRFAARYEYACTVEDVLARRSRMLFLDARKAIELAPAVAAILQDELGTDPALQDFLALAPQYLHVPA encoded by the coding sequence ATGACTTCAGCCACGCCTTCCCCCCTGCCCACACGACGGGTCGACCTGCTCGCCCGCCTGGCCCAGCCCGTCCAGTACGACCTGGCGGTCATCGGAGGGGGTGCCACCGGCCTCGGGGTGGCTGTGGACGCGGCCGCACGGGGTTTTTCCGTGGTTCTGATTGATTCGCACGATTTCGCCAAGGGAACGTCGTCCCGCGCCACCAAGCTGGTGCACGGTGGCGTGCGCTACCTGGCCCAGGGCAACATCGCCCTGGTGCGCGAGGCGCTGCACGAGCGCACCACGCTGCTGCACAACGCGCCGCACCTGGCGCAACCGCTGCCTTTCGTCATGCCGTCCTACCGTTTCTGGGAGACCCCGTTCTACGGCATCGGGCTCAAGATGTACGACGCCCTGGCCGGCAAGGCAGGCCTGGGTGCCACCGAATTTCTCGGCAAAGAAAGCACGCTCAAGTGCCTGCCCACGGCGCGCGCGGAGGGCCTCAAGGGCGGCGTGAAGTACTGGGACGGCCAGTTTGACGACGCCCGCCTGGCGCTGGCGCTGGCGCGCACGGCCGCCAGCCTGGGTGCCCTGGTGGTGAACTATTGCCCTGCCACCGCGCTGGTGCACGACAACGGCAAGGTGGCTGGCTTCGTCTGCCGCGACGCGGTGGGCGGCCAGGAATTCACCGTGCGGGCGCATGCGGTGGTCAATGCCACCGGTGTCTGGGTGGATGGCCTGCGCCAGATGGACGGCGAGGCCACAGGCCGCCCCGTGACGGCCATGGTGGCGCCCAGCCAGGGCGTGCACATCGTGGTTGATCGGGAATTTTTGCCGTCCGACCACGCGCTCATGGTGCCCAAGACGGCCGACGGGCGCGTGCTGTTCGCGGTGCCGTGGCTGGGCAAGCTCATTCTGGGCACCACCGACAGCCCCCGCCAGGACGTGGTGCGCGAGCCGCTGCCGTTTGCCGAAGAAGTCCGCTTCATCCTGGAAGAATCCGCGCGCTACCTCAGCCGGGCGCCGGGCGTGCAGGACATCCGCAGCATCTGGGTCGGCCTGCGCCCGCTGGTCAAGCCGCAGGACGACGACGGCGACAACACCAAGAGCCTGAGCCGCGAGCACACGGTGCTGGCCAGCCGGAGCGGCCTGGTCACCGTGACGGGCGGGAAATGGACCACCTACCGGGCCATGGCCGAAGATGTGTTGCAAAAATGCTTCACATCCGGCCTGCTGCCGGAAAAGCCGGCGGGCGTTACCAATTCGCTGTCGGTGGTGGGTGCGCCACAGGGAAAGGTCACGCACCGCATCAGCGACGCACAGGGCATGCATTCGTACGGCAGCGATGCGCCCTTCGTGCAGGCGCTTGCGGGGCAGTCTTCAGAGCTGGGCGGCGGTCTGACCGAAGCCATGGTGCGTTTTGCCGCACGGTACGAATACGCCTGCACCGTGGAAGACGTGCTCGCCCGCAGATCGCGCATGCTGTTTCTGGATGCCCGCAAGGCCATCGAGCTGGCCCCTGCGGTCGCGGCCATCCTGCAGGACGAACTGGGTACCGACCCGGCGCTGCAAGACTTTCTGGCGCTCGCACCCCAGTATCTGCACGTGCCGGCCTGA
- a CDS encoding ABC transporter substrate-binding protein has translation MKMQFTAIAFAAATLALGQAAWAGEAEAKKWIDSEFQPSTLNKDQQMAEMKWFIDAAKKLQAKGVKEISVVSETITTHEYESKTLAKAFEEITGIKVKHDLIQEGDVVEKLQTSMQSGKSIYDGWISDSDLIGTHYRYGKILNLTDYMTGAGKEWTNPGIDIKDYIGTKFTTAPDGKMYQLPDQQFANLYWFRADLFDRKDIKDKFKAKYGYDLGVPLNWSAYEDIAEFFTNDVKQIDGKPIYGHMDYGKKDPSLGWRFTDAWLSMAGTADIGAPNGLPIDEWGIRVADDKCTPVGASVSRGGATNSPAAVYALTKYVDWMKKYAPKEATGMTFGEAGPVPAQGQIAQQIFWYTAFTADMTKPGLPVVNADGTPKWRMAPGPNGPYWKQGMQNGYQDVGSWTFFKDHDANKTAAAWLYAQFVTAKTTSLKKTTVGLTPIRESDIQSKAMTDLAPKLGGLVEFYRSPARVAWSPTGTNVPDYPKLAQLWWKNVAQAVTGEKTPQGAMDTLADEMDQVMARLERAGMAKCAPKLNPKSDNAKWLSDKQAPWAKLANEKPKGQTIAYGTLLQAWKDGKAR, from the coding sequence ATGAAGATGCAGTTCACGGCGATCGCTTTCGCCGCCGCAACCCTGGCTTTGGGGCAGGCTGCCTGGGCCGGCGAGGCCGAGGCCAAGAAGTGGATCGACAGTGAGTTTCAGCCCTCCACGCTGAACAAGGACCAGCAGATGGCCGAGATGAAGTGGTTCATCGACGCCGCCAAGAAGCTGCAGGCCAAGGGCGTGAAGGAGATCTCGGTGGTGTCCGAGACCATCACCACGCACGAGTACGAATCCAAGACGCTGGCCAAGGCGTTCGAGGAAATCACCGGCATCAAGGTCAAGCACGACCTGATCCAGGAAGGTGACGTGGTCGAGAAGCTGCAGACCTCCATGCAGTCGGGCAAGTCCATCTATGACGGCTGGATCTCCGATTCGGACCTGATCGGCACGCACTACCGCTACGGCAAGATCCTGAATCTGACCGACTACATGACGGGCGCCGGCAAGGAGTGGACCAACCCCGGTATCGACATCAAGGACTACATCGGTACCAAGTTCACCACCGCGCCGGACGGCAAGATGTACCAGCTGCCCGACCAGCAGTTCGCCAACCTGTACTGGTTCCGCGCCGACCTGTTCGACCGCAAGGACATCAAGGACAAGTTCAAGGCCAAGTACGGCTACGACCTGGGCGTGCCGCTGAACTGGTCTGCCTACGAAGACATCGCCGAGTTCTTCACCAACGACGTCAAGCAGATCGACGGCAAGCCGATCTATGGCCACATGGACTACGGCAAGAAGGACCCGTCGCTGGGCTGGCGCTTTACCGATGCCTGGCTGTCGATGGCCGGCACCGCCGACATCGGCGCACCCAACGGCCTGCCGATTGACGAGTGGGGCATCCGCGTGGCCGACGACAAGTGCACGCCCGTGGGCGCATCGGTATCGCGCGGCGGCGCCACCAATTCGCCAGCCGCCGTGTATGCGCTGACCAAGTATGTGGACTGGATGAAGAAGTACGCGCCCAAGGAAGCCACGGGCATGACCTTCGGCGAAGCCGGCCCCGTGCCCGCCCAGGGCCAGATCGCGCAGCAGATCTTCTGGTACACCGCCTTCACGGCCGACATGACCAAGCCCGGCCTGCCCGTGGTGAACGCCGACGGCACGCCCAAGTGGCGCATGGCCCCCGGCCCCAACGGTCCGTACTGGAAGCAGGGCATGCAGAACGGCTACCAGGACGTGGGCAGCTGGACCTTCTTCAAGGACCACGACGCCAACAAGACGGCTGCCGCCTGGCTCTACGCGCAGTTCGTGACGGCCAAGACCACCTCGCTCAAGAAGACCACGGTCGGCCTCACGCCCATCCGCGAATCCGACATCCAGAGCAAGGCCATGACCGACCTGGCGCCCAAGCTGGGCGGCCTGGTGGAGTTCTACCGCAGCCCCGCCCGCGTGGCATGGTCGCCCACCGGCACTAACGTGCCCGACTACCCCAAGCTGGCCCAGCTGTGGTGGAAGAACGTGGCCCAGGCCGTGACGGGCGAGAAGACGCCCCAGGGCGCCATGGACACGCTGGCCGACGAAATGGACCAGGTGATGGCCCGCCTGGAGCGCGCCGGCATGGCCAAGTGCGCGCCCAAGCTCAACCCCAAGAGCGACAACGCCAAGTGGCTGAGCGACAAGCAGGCACCGTGGGCCAAGCTGGCCAACGAAAAGCCCAAGGGCCAGACCATTGCCTACGGCACGCTGCTGCAGGCCTGGAAGGACGGCAAGGCACGTTGA
- a CDS encoding DUF2160 domain-containing protein encodes MFNWMAWTTPVAVFFICIVLMLIGMTVWEIKSPTVMRKGFLPLATTRGDRLFIGLLSAAYVNLIFVGLSGRMAQWLGLASEPSIWISFVLSMALLLLILRKG; translated from the coding sequence ATGTTTAACTGGATGGCCTGGACCACCCCGGTGGCCGTGTTTTTCATCTGCATCGTGCTGATGCTGATCGGCATGACCGTGTGGGAGATCAAGTCGCCCACGGTGATGCGCAAGGGCTTCTTGCCGCTGGCCACCACGCGGGGTGACCGCCTGTTCATCGGCCTGCTCTCGGCCGCGTATGTGAACCTGATTTTTGTGGGCCTGAGCGGCCGCATGGCCCAGTGGCTGGGCCTGGCGTCCGAGCCTTCGATCTGGATCAGCTTTGTGTTGTCGATGGCGCTGCTGCTGCTCATCCTGCGCAAAGGCTGA
- a CDS encoding carbohydrate ABC transporter permease: MNEKRFQKRSIFLVAYLVFAVLPIYWMVNMSFKTNAEILSTFSFFPQNFTWDNYKTIFTDASWYSGYINSLIYVSINMVITLTVALPAAYAFSRYSFLGDKHVFFWLLTNRMTPPAVFLLPFFQLYTTVGLMDTHIAVALAHLLFSVPLAVWILEGFMSGIPREIDETAYIDGYSFPRFFLTIFLPLIKAGVGVAAFFCFMFSWVELLLARTLTSVDAKPIVATMTRTVSASGMDWATLAAAGVLTIVPGAIVIWFVRHYIAKGFAMGRV; the protein is encoded by the coding sequence ATGAATGAAAAGCGCTTCCAGAAGCGGTCGATCTTCCTCGTCGCCTACCTGGTCTTTGCCGTGTTGCCCATCTACTGGATGGTCAACATGAGCTTCAAGACCAACGCCGAGATCCTGTCCACGTTTTCGTTCTTTCCGCAAAACTTCACGTGGGACAACTACAAGACCATCTTCACCGACGCGTCCTGGTATTCGGGCTACATCAACAGCCTGATCTACGTCAGCATCAACATGGTGATCACGCTCACCGTGGCCCTGCCAGCGGCGTACGCGTTCTCGCGCTACAGCTTTCTGGGCGACAAGCATGTGTTCTTCTGGCTGCTGACCAACCGCATGACGCCACCCGCGGTGTTTTTGCTGCCGTTCTTCCAGCTGTACACCACCGTGGGCCTGATGGACACGCACATTGCCGTGGCGCTGGCGCACCTGTTGTTCAGCGTGCCGCTGGCGGTGTGGATCCTGGAAGGCTTCATGAGCGGCATCCCGCGCGAGATCGACGAAACAGCCTACATCGATGGCTACAGCTTTCCGCGCTTTTTCCTCACCATTTTTCTGCCGCTCATCAAGGCGGGCGTGGGTGTGGCGGCGTTCTTTTGCTTCATGTTCAGCTGGGTCGAGCTGCTCCTGGCCCGCACGCTGACCAGCGTGGACGCCAAGCCCATCGTGGCCACGATGACGCGCACCGTGAGCGCATCGGGCATGGACTGGGCCACGCTGGCTGCCGCCGGCGTGCTGACCATCGTGCCCGGCGCCATCGTGATCTGGTTTGTGCGGCACTACATCGCCAAAGGTTTCGCGATGGGCCGGGTGTGA
- a CDS encoding carbohydrate ABC transporter permease — protein MSTTTKPVNQKAWFLILPVILCVAFSAILPLMTVVNYSVQDIISPERRVFVGTEWFAAVMRDEELHAALLRQITFSLAVLAVEIPLGILLALSMPAQGWKSSAVLVTVALSLLIPWNVVGTIWQIYGRADIGLMGRMLQQMGIEYSYTGNATQAWLTVLLMDVWHWTPLVALLAFAGLRSIPDAYYQAARIDGASKFAVFRYIQLPKMRGVLMIAVLLRFMDSFMIYTEPFVLTGGGPGNATTFLSQYLTTKAVGQFDLGPAAAFSLIYFFIILLLCFILYNWMQRVGTATKEGAGHE, from the coding sequence ATGAGCACGACCACCAAACCGGTGAACCAGAAGGCCTGGTTCCTCATCCTGCCGGTCATCCTCTGCGTGGCCTTCTCGGCCATCCTGCCGCTGATGACGGTGGTGAACTATTCGGTGCAGGACATCATCAGCCCCGAGCGCCGCGTGTTCGTGGGCACCGAATGGTTTGCCGCGGTGATGCGCGACGAGGAACTGCACGCCGCGCTGCTGCGGCAGATCACCTTCTCGCTCGCCGTGCTGGCGGTGGAGATTCCGCTGGGCATCCTGCTGGCGCTGTCCATGCCCGCGCAGGGCTGGAAGTCGTCGGCCGTGCTGGTCACGGTGGCGCTGTCGCTGCTGATCCCGTGGAACGTGGTGGGCACCATCTGGCAAATTTACGGCCGGGCCGACATCGGGCTGATGGGCCGCATGCTGCAGCAGATGGGCATCGAGTACAGCTACACCGGCAACGCCACGCAGGCGTGGCTCACGGTGCTGCTGATGGACGTGTGGCACTGGACGCCGCTGGTGGCACTGCTGGCCTTTGCCGGGCTGCGCTCCATCCCCGATGCGTACTACCAGGCCGCGCGCATCGACGGCGCGAGCAAGTTCGCGGTGTTCCGCTACATCCAGCTGCCCAAGATGCGCGGCGTGCTGATGATTGCCGTGCTGCTGCGCTTCATGGACAGCTTCATGATCTACACCGAGCCCTTCGTGCTCACCGGCGGCGGGCCAGGCAATGCCACCACCTTCCTCAGCCAGTACCTCACCACCAAGGCGGTGGGCCAGTTCGACCTGGGCCCTGCGGCGGCGTTTTCGCTGATCTATTTCTTCATCATCCTGCTGCTGTGCTTCATCCTCTACAACTGGATGCAGCGCGTAGGCACCGCCACCAAGGAAGGAGCCGGCCATGAATGA
- a CDS encoding ABC transporter ATP-binding protein: MARISLDLAHSYKPNPQQDSDYALLPLKMEFEDGGAYALLGPSGCGKTTMLNIMSGLLVPSHGKVLFDGRDVTRSSPQERNIAQVFQFPVIYDTMTVAENLAFPLKNRKVPEAQIKERVGAIAEMLEMSHQLNMRAAGLSADQKQKISLGRGLVRSDVAAVLFDEPLTVIDPHLKWQLRRKLKQIHHELKLTLIYVTHDQVEALTFADQVVVMTRGKAVQVGSADALFERPQHVFVGHFIGSPGMNFLPAQADGADLAVAGHRMAAPAGRALPAGPLQVGIRPEYLALAAAQQPGALACSVAQVQDIGTYLMLTAKVGEHTLKARFSPETRLPSVGDTVWLQVLGEHTCFYQDQELVK, encoded by the coding sequence ATGGCCCGCATCAGTCTGGACCTCGCACACTCGTACAAGCCGAATCCGCAGCAGGACAGCGACTACGCCCTGCTGCCTCTGAAGATGGAGTTTGAAGACGGCGGCGCCTATGCGCTGCTGGGTCCCTCGGGCTGCGGCAAGACGACCATGCTCAACATCATGTCCGGGCTGCTTGTGCCCTCGCATGGCAAGGTGCTGTTTGATGGCCGCGACGTGACGCGCTCCAGCCCGCAGGAGCGCAACATTGCCCAGGTGTTCCAGTTCCCGGTGATCTACGACACCATGACGGTGGCCGAAAACCTGGCGTTCCCGCTCAAGAACCGCAAGGTGCCCGAGGCGCAGATCAAAGAGCGCGTGGGCGCCATTGCCGAGATGCTGGAGATGAGCCACCAGCTGAACATGCGCGCGGCGGGCCTGTCGGCCGACCAGAAGCAGAAAATCTCGCTGGGCCGCGGCCTGGTGCGCTCGGACGTGGCGGCGGTGCTGTTCGATGAGCCGCTCACGGTGATCGACCCGCACCTGAAGTGGCAGCTGCGCCGCAAGCTCAAGCAGATCCACCACGAGCTCAAGCTCACGCTGATCTACGTCACGCACGACCAGGTGGAGGCGCTGACCTTTGCCGACCAGGTGGTGGTGATGACGCGCGGCAAAGCCGTGCAGGTGGGCTCGGCCGATGCCTTGTTCGAGCGGCCCCAGCACGTGTTCGTGGGGCACTTCATCGGCTCGCCGGGCATGAATTTTCTGCCCGCCCAGGCCGATGGCGCAGACCTGGCCGTGGCAGGCCACCGCATGGCCGCACCCGCAGGCCGCGCGTTGCCCGCCGGGCCGCTGCAGGTGGGCATTCGCCCTGAATACCTGGCGCTGGCGGCGGCGCAGCAGCCCGGCGCCCTGGCCTGCAGCGTGGCGCAGGTGCAGGACATCGGCACCTACCTGATGCTGACGGCCAAGGTGGGCGAGCACACGCTCAAGGCCCGTTTCAGCCCCGAGACGCGCCTGCCTTCCGTGGGTGACACCGTGTGGCTGCAGGTGCTGGGCGAGCACACCTGCTTCTATCAAGACCAGGAGCTTGTGAAATGA